The sequence AATAATCATGtggaaaataaaagtaatatttcaataagtaatataaattataatgacATTTCAAAGAGTTTGACAGAAAAGGAATTATTTGATGTATTAAATTCATTAGAAGAATGCCCACCCTTAGAAGatcttaaaaatatatggaCTCACACACTTGGTGTTGCAAAAGAAGGTTTGGatgataaattaaaagaGTTAAAAGCACCAATACAAAAATACTTAGATAACGATATTTTCCAATGGGACGGTTTTAACAAACGATGGTTC is a genomic window of Plasmodium gaboni strain SY75 chromosome Unknown, whole genome shotgun sequence containing:
- a CDS encoding exported protein (PHIST); translation: NNHVENKSNISISNINYNDISKSLTEKELFDVLNSLEECPPLEDLKNIWTHTLGVAKEGLDDKLKELKAPIQKYLDNDIFQWDGFNKRWFYDYIWKEYRNKFCQSVITEEMQYTQSFLYLINHKHTLDEILKFIYSFLEYFQILKKELYEKHKEELLKKLANNIE